A genomic region of Nostoc sp. UHCC 0702 contains the following coding sequences:
- the hpsP gene encoding hormogonium polysaccharide biosynthesis glycosyltransferase HpsP, producing the protein MKILQIVPSISLIYGGPSQMVLGLAPALAKEGVKVTILTTDSNGDNGQQPLNVPLNSLIQQDGYEIIYFRCAPFRRYKFSLDLLKWLKRHACEFDLAHIHALFSPISSAAAIVCRQQKLPYILRPLGTLDPADLQKKKQLKQLYVEIIERRNIADAAAIHFTSDQEAKISERFGVVTQDLVIPLGVVPPRRYEGNLDLGRLGIPQDVPLVLFMSRIDPKKGLNLLIPALEKLLYEGCNFHFVLAGTNPQDPDYEQKIKSQIDNSPLRSHTTITGFVSGELKASLLQVANLFVLPSYYENFGIAVAEAMVAGIPVIISDQVHIWQQVRDSESGWVGTTDVQTLFELLREALQNPQERQRRGLNAQKYALQNFSWDAIARQMIQVYQQIVANS; encoded by the coding sequence ATGAAAATTTTACAAATTGTCCCTTCAATTTCTTTGATTTACGGCGGCCCTAGTCAAATGGTTCTAGGGCTAGCCCCTGCTTTAGCAAAAGAGGGTGTGAAAGTTACAATTCTCACGACTGATAGTAATGGTGATAATGGTCAACAACCCTTAAATGTTCCTTTAAATAGCTTAATTCAACAAGATGGCTATGAAATAATTTACTTTCGTTGTGCCCCGTTTCGTCGGTACAAATTTTCGCTTGATTTACTAAAATGGCTAAAACGTCATGCTTGTGAGTTTGACCTGGCACATATTCATGCTTTATTTTCTCCCATAAGTAGTGCTGCTGCAATTGTCTGTCGTCAGCAAAAGCTACCTTACATTTTGCGTCCTTTGGGTACTCTTGACCCAGCTGATTTACAGAAGAAAAAGCAATTGAAACAGCTTTATGTGGAAATTATAGAACGTCGTAATATAGCTGATGCAGCAGCAATTCATTTTACTAGTGACCAAGAAGCAAAAATATCAGAAAGATTTGGAGTTGTTACGCAAGATTTGGTGATTCCTTTGGGTGTAGTTCCTCCTCGAAGATATGAGGGTAATTTGGATCTTGGTCGGTTAGGCATTCCACAAGATGTGCCTTTGGTGTTGTTTATGTCCCGCATTGACCCGAAAAAGGGTTTGAATTTGTTGATTCCAGCGTTGGAAAAATTGCTATATGAAGGGTGCAATTTTCATTTTGTCTTAGCTGGGACAAATCCCCAAGACCCAGATTATGAGCAAAAGATTAAATCCCAAATTGATAATTCACCATTGCGATCGCACACTACAATCACAGGCTTTGTCAGTGGTGAGTTAAAAGCTAGTTTACTACAAGTTGCTAATTTATTCGTTTTACCTTCATACTATGAAAACTTTGGCATTGCCGTAGCTGAGGCAATGGTTGCAGGCATACCTGTAATTATCTCTGACCAAGTGCATATTTGGCAGCAGGTGCGTGATAGTGAGTCGGGGTGGGTGGGTACAACAGATGTGCAAACGCTGTTTGAGTTATTGCGAGAAGCTTTGCAAAATCCCCAAGAACGCCAGCGGCGGGGATTAAATGCCCAAAAATATGCATTGCAAAATTTCAGTTGGGATGCGATCGCTCGCCAAATGATTCAAGTTTACCAGCAAATAGTGGCAAATTCTTGA
- a CDS encoding substrate-binding domain-containing protein: MASGLKSTPIKNKESKSRRYATSVAIILAALGLTYAPIPGLQQTVVIVSGTELQEPLQALEAKFEQTNPNIKLELKFQGSQDMVNKYIDQKNDFKPAILIPANGVILTELSDRLTTTNNSEPFYDSPRPVAKTMLVGIAWPERGKVLFPDNRFQWSRIEQAMQAGNWEKIGGSSNWGSFDFVTTDPTRSNSGQMTLNLWTQSKLGETVTNNSFNNASVQLLFSLIKKSVYQPPRSTDILLQEFIARGTNDADVATVYESIALHRWQQSKANSGKPYQIYYLNPTIESTATAVIMRRDINSGTANAARKFLDFLTQPEQQTVLVQYGFRSVNNAVDLKAVPNSLWNQNISGAEVKPNVQILPPPNAATTEEIQRLWQRSN, translated from the coding sequence ATGGCATCAGGATTAAAATCTACCCCGATTAAAAATAAAGAATCGAAATCTCGGCGTTATGCCACCTCAGTGGCTATTATTTTAGCTGCTTTAGGTTTAACCTACGCCCCCATTCCTGGGTTACAGCAAACCGTGGTCATTGTTAGCGGTACTGAATTACAAGAACCCCTACAAGCGCTAGAAGCAAAATTTGAACAAACAAATCCGAATATTAAGTTGGAGCTAAAATTTCAAGGCTCTCAAGATATGGTTAATAAGTATATTGACCAAAAAAACGATTTTAAGCCAGCAATTTTAATTCCAGCCAATGGAGTAATTTTAACAGAATTAAGCGATCGCCTCACTACTACAAACAACAGCGAACCATTTTATGATTCTCCCCGACCTGTAGCAAAAACAATGCTGGTAGGTATAGCTTGGCCTGAACGTGGCAAAGTTCTCTTCCCAGATAATCGTTTTCAATGGTCAAGAATCGAACAAGCAATGCAAGCAGGTAACTGGGAAAAAATCGGCGGTTCTAGTAACTGGGGTAGTTTTGATTTTGTCACCACAGACCCCACCCGTTCTAATAGCGGTCAAATGACATTAAATTTGTGGACTCAATCAAAATTAGGTGAAACAGTCACCAACAATAGTTTTAACAATGCATCTGTGCAGTTATTGTTTAGTTTAATTAAAAAATCAGTTTATCAGCCACCCAGGTCTACAGATATTCTTTTGCAAGAATTTATTGCTAGAGGCACTAATGATGCTGATGTGGCGACAGTATACGAAAGTATTGCCCTTCATCGTTGGCAACAATCAAAAGCGAATTCCGGTAAACCTTATCAAATCTATTATTTAAATCCTACAATTGAATCTACCGCCACAGCAGTTATTATGCGTCGAGATATAAATAGCGGAACTGCAAATGCTGCAAGAAAATTTCTAGATTTTCTCACGCAACCAGAACAACAAACAGTATTAGTTCAGTATGGCTTTCGTTCGGTGAATAATGCTGTTGATTTAAAAGCTGTGCCTAATAGTTTATGGAATCAGAATATTTCCGGTGCAGAAGTCAAACCAAATGTGCAAATCCTCCCACCTCCAAATGCTGCAACCACAGAAGAAATTCAACGTCTTTGGCAAAGGTCGAATTAG
- a CDS encoding VWA domain-containing protein — MIFKGRFLITRLAVFGMLLLTACNSGSNSTDNFTGLKVKVLVGSALGDFCKQAATNFNATQPQLDNGTAFRVECEAVGSGDVVTQTVSLATQLKNGTLQADAADFPTIISLDGDIYYSQLIYRINQLFPGKNYIPQITDSALVANTPMVFMAQADVAGGLRKIADPYKALVTAKTHRDIDPSGPPIVVHYVHTAPTRSNSGLQTLVAQYASVSGKRPEQLTLADVQQFQPQIQQIQSKITRYGVSTNSLAQAIVKNGPFWASVGSVYESSVIAANSKLQPGQERYEAVYPKATFTSNMRAILPNAPWVNADEKVAAEKFITYLRSPSTQKIATDLGLRPGIPGVDLGPKFTSEFGVNSQAKYDSLRPPQPQVVEAMLKSWQEVAKKPSLVVVVVDSSGSMSDDKLPAVQNTLQNYIKNLGPKEQIALIDFDSEIRPPVLVDGTPQGRDRGLQFISGLSVGGGTRLYDAALQARNWLQNNFRKDAINAVLILTDGEDSESTVKLEQLSTELQKSGFSSDQRISFFTVGYGKEGEFDPDALKKIADFNGGYYSQGNPETILRLMADLQVEF; from the coding sequence ATGATTTTCAAAGGTCGTTTCTTGATTACGCGCCTTGCAGTATTTGGGATGCTGTTATTAACAGCTTGTAACAGTGGCTCTAACTCTACAGATAATTTTACAGGTTTAAAAGTTAAAGTTTTAGTTGGCAGCGCCTTGGGAGACTTTTGCAAGCAAGCTGCAACTAACTTTAATGCTACACAACCTCAGCTGGACAATGGTACGGCTTTTCGGGTGGAGTGCGAGGCAGTAGGTAGCGGTGATGTTGTCACTCAAACGGTTTCTTTGGCAACTCAGCTGAAAAATGGGACGTTACAGGCTGATGCAGCTGATTTCCCCACAATTATTTCTTTGGATGGAGACATATATTATAGTCAGCTAATTTACCGAATTAACCAACTGTTTCCTGGAAAAAATTATATTCCGCAAATTACTGATTCAGCACTGGTAGCCAATACACCAATGGTATTCATGGCGCAGGCAGATGTAGCTGGTGGTTTGCGAAAAATTGCTGATCCTTACAAAGCTTTGGTGACAGCAAAAACCCACCGTGATATTGATCCATCGGGGCCGCCAATAGTGGTTCATTATGTCCACACTGCACCGACTCGTTCTAATTCTGGGTTACAAACTTTGGTAGCGCAATATGCCAGTGTATCGGGTAAACGTCCTGAACAATTGACACTTGCTGATGTGCAACAGTTCCAGCCGCAAATCCAGCAAATCCAAAGCAAGATTACCCGCTACGGCGTTTCTACCAATTCTCTAGCCCAAGCAATAGTGAAAAATGGCCCATTTTGGGCTTCTGTGGGTTCGGTGTATGAGTCTAGTGTGATTGCTGCTAATTCTAAATTGCAACCAGGACAGGAACGCTATGAGGCAGTTTATCCCAAGGCGACATTTACTTCCAATATGCGGGCAATTTTGCCGAATGCACCTTGGGTGAATGCAGATGAAAAGGTGGCGGCCGAAAAGTTTATCACGTATTTGCGATCGCCTTCTACTCAAAAAATTGCTACAGATTTAGGCTTGCGTCCAGGAATTCCAGGTGTTGACTTAGGGCCAAAGTTTACTTCTGAATTTGGGGTCAACTCCCAAGCCAAGTATGATTCATTACGACCACCCCAACCACAAGTCGTAGAGGCGATGTTGAAATCTTGGCAAGAAGTCGCTAAAAAACCATCATTAGTGGTGGTAGTTGTGGATTCTTCGGGTTCAATGTCTGATGATAAGTTACCAGCGGTGCAGAATACTCTCCAGAACTACATTAAAAATTTGGGGCCAAAAGAGCAAATTGCCTTGATTGATTTTGATTCAGAAATTCGCCCACCGGTATTAGTGGATGGTACACCCCAAGGACGCGATCGCGGTTTGCAATTTATCAGCGGGCTGAGTGTTGGTGGTGGCACTAGATTATACGATGCTGCCCTCCAAGCTCGCAACTGGCTACAAAATAATTTCCGCAAAGATGCAATTAACGCCGTGCTGATATTAACTGATGGCGAGGATTCTGAGTCAACGGTGAAGTTGGAACAGCTATCAACTGAATTACAAAAAAGTGGCTTTTCTAGCGACCAACGTATTAGTTTTTTCACCGTGGGATATGGAAAAGAAGGTGAATTTGATCCTGATGCTTTGAAGAAAATAGCTGATTTCAATGGCGGTTATTATTCTCAAGGAAACCCGGAAACAATTTTACGTTTAATGGCAGATTTGCAGGTAGAGTTTTAA
- a CDS encoding peroxiredoxin: protein MALRLGDTVPNFKQASTHGDIDFYEWAGDSWVVLFSHPADFTPVCTTELGTVAKLKPEFDKRNVKAIALSVDSVESHNGWVGDIEETQNTSLNYPILADADRQVSDLYDMIHPNANAALTVRSVFVIDPNKKLRLTFTYPPSTGRNFDELLRVIDSLQLTDNYSVATPADWKDGDKVVIVPSLKDPEVLKEKFPKGYEEVKPYLRLTPQPNK from the coding sequence ATGGCTCTCCGTCTTGGTGACACAGTACCAAACTTTAAGCAAGCCTCCACACATGGCGACATAGATTTTTACGAATGGGCGGGTGACAGCTGGGTAGTGCTGTTTTCTCACCCTGCTGACTTTACACCAGTTTGCACCACCGAATTAGGCACAGTTGCCAAACTGAAACCAGAGTTTGACAAGCGTAACGTCAAAGCGATCGCTCTGAGTGTTGATAGTGTAGAATCCCACAATGGATGGGTGGGAGATATCGAAGAAACTCAAAACACCAGCCTCAACTACCCGATTTTGGCAGATGCGGATCGTCAAGTTTCTGACCTTTACGACATGATTCATCCCAATGCTAACGCCGCTTTGACGGTGCGATCGGTTTTTGTTATTGACCCCAACAAAAAACTGCGTCTCACTTTCACCTATCCTCCCAGCACAGGACGCAACTTTGATGAACTCTTGCGCGTCATTGATTCGCTGCAATTAACTGATAATTACAGCGTCGCTACACCAGCTGACTGGAAAGACGGCGACAAAGTGGTTATTGTCCCCTCCCTCAAAGATCCAGAAGTGCTGAAAGAAAAATTCCCCAAAGGTTACGAGGAAGTCAAGCCCTATCTGCGGCTAACTCCCCAGCCTAACAAGTAA
- a CDS encoding CHAT domain-containing protein has translation MLTQLVQWLKTFSKRPVGSQQTRDIKTVTDQQMVLPPELSNADLELLFNQLLEGVHQGRGQQWAINYLQRMEERISVERWIDWLLNFGEKLLLSSAPNHQLAMRMVQLGELDIGKVGELAHDIGIRLLTQNSSEWYEDSEERETETINTEDSETSATLFNSPGQELIRNLGELLWESDDLEEEPTLGVRQISAAEEISVQNIGELIWEYQAEAAKTTAVPDFVADEDATENLQEWVYEPAAETEASIPLLSPAEEDVITNLSELSFEYDVRNNELTPAPLSGIFLGDETWDQSLANLEPNVAYTLDELLVRLDQSANLVQQLASNLVTQTSYTSVSEPNAGIEAQAWFYQGLRQAKTGDLLGAIASYEQAIELNPDAYEYWFNKGLTLFHLEYFAEAIASYNQAIELKPDYYKAWYNRGGTLGELGLFEEAIASFEQAIEIQPDYPEAWAGKGLAMLKLGRLWEAVASYDQALLLQPQDQENWYYRGVALAVSEQHEEAIASYDQALAIQPDYHEVWIDRGVVLFNLKRWADAIASWDQALSNQPDFYLAWYNRGIALDNLGRRQEAIASYHKAISIKPDFHLAWYNQAVALFYLEEFTQAIVCYDNALQIKLDYWEAWIGRGTAVGHLVNVDLSISTDIAATNPALQQGGYEGRLASYEEGLKHLRSDTHPEGWGRLHFAIANAYYDRGRKHCTFFDDWDKALNEYNQALLTLTSEDFPELHLEVVQSMIKVLLSLGQIAQVQELQQYGADILQQLLNQQTRTDESKKQLALKFVGLGQLAVDLYVESGDVVEAWEMAELGKNSCLTWLLDGWREEIYSPRYDSVQQLLNPTTAIIYWHISPVALNTFIIKDQAPSPILVFIPIQNIGTIGTTTYLDELPLPEAVRRLIEFEDWLQDWNQAHEEYRTQAQYHQNKSSYSWRLEMEQRLLKLKNILQISTIEQELEGITQLILIPHRDLHRLPLHALFSLDYYQEYQPNLESIFTISYLPSIEIGLSLKNASTQQFLEQKLLSVEHPDYINYSTLKFANLESEVVSQMFNNSQRIQGVKANKNIVESALFDNNIFHFTGHVTNNCREPKKSDLALAGEDKLTLEDIYERSLGTYNLVTLSACEIASNQTITTEYVGLVNGFLSGGIPHVVSTLWTVESSASALVMIEFYRRLQQTNSPTTALAEATLWLKDLTAGELTKWYEELLSNVQIEDLRIRAYLATHLYRSSKMLSTKKLYSHPYYWAAFTIMGNS, from the coding sequence ATGCTCACGCAGTTAGTGCAGTGGCTTAAAACGTTTTCAAAACGCCCCGTTGGTAGTCAGCAGACTCGCGATATCAAGACTGTAACAGACCAACAGATGGTTCTACCACCTGAATTGAGTAATGCGGATCTGGAACTTTTGTTTAACCAGCTGTTGGAAGGTGTACATCAAGGACGAGGACAACAGTGGGCAATCAATTACCTACAGCGGATGGAAGAGCGCATTAGCGTTGAACGTTGGATAGATTGGCTGCTGAACTTTGGTGAAAAATTGCTTTTATCATCTGCACCAAACCATCAATTAGCAATGCGGATGGTGCAGCTTGGTGAACTTGATATTGGCAAAGTTGGAGAGCTTGCCCATGACATTGGCATACGCTTGTTAACACAGAACTCAAGTGAATGGTACGAAGATAGCGAGGAACGAGAAACCGAAACTATTAACACTGAAGATTCCGAAACGTCTGCAACTTTGTTCAACTCTCCAGGACAGGAGTTGATACGCAACTTAGGTGAACTGTTATGGGAGTCTGACGATTTAGAAGAGGAACCTACATTAGGAGTACGCCAAATTTCTGCTGCTGAAGAAATATCAGTCCAGAATATAGGAGAACTGATTTGGGAATATCAAGCAGAAGCAGCCAAAACCACAGCAGTACCGGATTTTGTTGCAGATGAAGATGCAACGGAGAATTTACAGGAATGGGTGTATGAACCAGCAGCTGAAACTGAGGCTTCCATACCTCTGCTGTCTCCTGCTGAAGAAGATGTGATCACCAACTTAAGCGAATTGTCGTTTGAGTATGATGTGAGAAATAATGAATTGACACCTGCACCGCTTTCAGGAATTTTCCTAGGGGACGAAACTTGGGATCAGTCTTTGGCGAATTTAGAGCCAAATGTAGCTTACACCTTGGATGAGTTGTTGGTGAGGTTGGATCAAAGTGCAAATTTAGTCCAACAACTTGCTTCTAATCTGGTAACTCAAACCAGCTATACTTCAGTCAGTGAACCGAATGCAGGCATTGAAGCACAAGCTTGGTTTTACCAAGGTCTGCGGCAAGCTAAAACTGGGGATTTGTTAGGAGCGATCGCATCTTATGAGCAAGCTATAGAATTAAATCCTGATGCGTATGAATACTGGTTTAATAAGGGCTTGACGCTGTTTCATTTAGAATATTTTGCAGAGGCGATCGCATCTTATAACCAAGCCATAGAATTGAAACCCGACTACTACAAAGCTTGGTATAATCGGGGCGGCACTCTGGGTGAATTAGGACTATTTGAGGAAGCGATCGCTTCTTTTGAACAAGCTATAGAAATCCAGCCGGATTACCCAGAAGCTTGGGCTGGCAAGGGTTTGGCAATGTTGAAGTTAGGGCGGCTGTGGGAAGCAGTTGCTAGTTATGACCAAGCTTTGCTGCTGCAACCCCAAGACCAGGAAAATTGGTATTACCGAGGCGTAGCTTTGGCTGTGAGCGAACAACATGAAGAAGCGATCGCCTCTTATGACCAAGCCCTAGCCATTCAACCAGATTACCACGAAGTTTGGATTGACCGTGGTGTTGTGCTGTTTAATTTAAAACGCTGGGCAGATGCGATCGCTTCCTGGGATCAAGCACTCTCAAATCAGCCTGATTTCTACTTGGCTTGGTACAATCGGGGTATAGCTTTGGATAATCTGGGACGACGACAAGAAGCGATCGCCTCTTATCACAAAGCCATAAGTATTAAACCTGATTTTCACTTAGCTTGGTACAATCAAGCGGTAGCGCTGTTTTATTTAGAAGAATTTACGCAGGCGATCGTCTGTTACGACAACGCCTTACAAATCAAACTTGATTATTGGGAAGCTTGGATTGGTCGAGGTACTGCTGTAGGTCATTTAGTTAATGTTGACTTGTCCATATCCACTGATATAGCCGCAACAAATCCGGCTTTGCAGCAAGGAGGCTATGAAGGTAGGCTGGCTAGCTATGAGGAAGGGTTGAAACATCTGCGTTCAGATACCCATCCTGAAGGTTGGGGTAGGCTACATTTTGCGATCGCTAATGCCTATTATGACCGAGGTAGGAAACATTGCACATTCTTTGATGATTGGGACAAAGCCCTAAATGAATACAATCAGGCCTTATTAACCCTCACGAGTGAAGATTTTCCAGAGTTACATCTGGAAGTTGTGCAATCTATGATTAAAGTCCTTTTGAGTTTGGGACAAATAGCACAAGTACAAGAATTACAGCAATACGGTGCAGATATATTGCAACAATTGCTCAACCAACAAACTCGCACTGATGAAAGTAAAAAACAATTGGCTCTTAAATTTGTAGGACTTGGGCAATTAGCAGTTGATTTATATGTGGAATCTGGTGATGTAGTAGAAGCTTGGGAAATGGCAGAACTGGGTAAAAACTCATGTTTAACCTGGCTGCTAGATGGTTGGAGGGAAGAAATTTACTCACCCAGATATGATTCAGTTCAACAATTACTTAATCCGACTACAGCAATTATTTATTGGCATATTAGCCCAGTAGCTTTAAATACTTTTATTATTAAAGACCAAGCCCCATCACCCATTCTGGTCTTTATACCCATACAAAATATAGGCACAATCGGAACCACTACTTATCTCGATGAATTGCCTTTACCCGAAGCAGTGCGACGCTTGATTGAATTTGAAGATTGGCTACAAGATTGGAATCAGGCACACGAAGAATATCGTACTCAAGCTCAATATCATCAAAATAAAAGCAGCTATTCCTGGCGATTAGAGATGGAACAAAGGCTGCTCAAACTCAAAAACATCCTGCAAATTTCTACAATTGAGCAGGAACTTGAAGGAATTACCCAACTAATTTTGATTCCTCACCGTGATTTGCACCGATTGCCTCTTCATGCTCTTTTTTCTCTTGATTACTATCAAGAATATCAGCCAAATCTAGAATCTATTTTTACGATTTCTTATCTACCCAGTATCGAAATAGGTTTATCTTTAAAAAATGCAAGTACACAGCAATTTTTAGAGCAAAAATTACTGAGTGTTGAACATCCTGATTACATAAATTATTCTACATTAAAATTTGCCAATTTGGAATCTGAAGTTGTTAGCCAAATGTTCAATAATTCCCAACGCATCCAGGGAGTAAAAGCTAATAAAAATATTGTGGAAAGTGCTTTATTTGATAATAATATATTTCATTTTACAGGACATGTTACGAACAATTGTCGTGAACCGAAAAAATCAGACTTAGCTTTAGCAGGAGAAGATAAACTCACTTTAGAAGATATCTACGAACGCAGTTTAGGTACTTACAATTTGGTTACTCTCTCCGCTTGCGAAATAGCTAGCAACCAGACTATCACTACTGAATATGTGGGTTTAGTCAATGGTTTTCTCTCTGGGGGAATTCCCCATGTGGTGAGTACTCTTTGGACTGTAGAATCTTCTGCTAGTGCTTTGGTGATGATCGAGTTTTATCGAAGATTACAGCAAACAAATTCGCCAACCACTGCTTTGGCTGAAGCAACGCTATGGCTGAAAGATTTAACTGCTGGAGAATTGACAAAATGGTATGAAGAGTTGTTAAGCAATGTGCAGATTGAGGATTTAAGGATTAGGGCTTATTTGGCGACACATCTGTATAGAAGTAGTAAAATGCTGTCAACTAAAAAGCTTTACAGTCATCCTTATTATTGGGCTGCATTCACGATAATGGGTAATTCGTAA
- a CDS encoding DNA polymerase III subunit gamma/tau, protein MSYEPLHHKYRPKSFAELVGQEAIATTLTNAIATAKIAPAYLFTGPRGTGKTSSARILAKSLNCLNSDKPTPAPCGVCDVCQGITKGYSLDVIEIDAASNTGVDNIRELIEKAQFAPVQCRYKVYVVDECHMLSTAAFNALLKTLEEPPKHVVFVLATTDPQRVLPTIISRCQRFDFRRIQLEAMVKHLSAIASKEQINITPDAVTLVAQIAQGGLRDAESLLDQLALLSGEVTPDKVWDLVGTVSERDLLVLLDAIAQDNPEAVLDCSRNILDRGREPLTILQNLAAFYRDLLIAKTAPNRHDLVACTPQTWKTLVEFAQQLDMSSILVGQQHLRTAEVQIKNTTQPRLWLEVTLLGLLPSANIQPTATGVSPRATTPHVVSTSSNHRQSSPQQFLKVDPPSLPQQPNSSKTASTNGNGFSRSTQSIPEDNHTDFSNSVSPPAESVAVPHLSTSVSPQPAENGSTPRLPAQEEPVITPAQQVSPVSPKEEVVEATQYDLTQIWQQMLANLQPKSRQEMLRQMGHLIEFDGTAARVAVKPVWYDKVKSDLPMIAAAFQQTFGHEVKVSLEKGTSSTSNVGRKGPPANPSPTVQQSPPAKYNNQNTPPVPQPATPAPTQASPPIKTEPTAKNGTAPTVKNGSGVQTVSPPPTKTPPNDWETDEVAIAAQRLANYFQGEIIRLTDDGIESSDSTNTSEWTDESEADDE, encoded by the coding sequence ATGTCTTACGAACCCCTGCACCACAAGTATCGCCCAAAGAGTTTTGCTGAACTAGTGGGACAAGAGGCGATCGCTACTACCCTCACTAATGCGATCGCAACAGCGAAAATCGCCCCTGCTTATTTATTCACTGGGCCGCGAGGTACGGGAAAGACTTCTAGCGCCCGTATTCTTGCTAAATCTCTCAATTGTCTCAATAGTGACAAGCCTACCCCTGCTCCATGCGGCGTGTGCGATGTTTGTCAGGGAATCACTAAAGGCTACTCCCTTGATGTCATTGAAATCGATGCAGCTAGTAACACTGGTGTCGATAATATCCGCGAACTAATTGAAAAAGCGCAATTCGCCCCTGTACAGTGTCGTTATAAGGTTTATGTGGTCGATGAATGCCACATGCTCAGTACCGCCGCCTTTAACGCACTACTAAAAACACTAGAAGAGCCGCCAAAACACGTAGTTTTTGTCCTAGCGACAACAGATCCCCAGCGAGTATTACCGACAATTATCTCGCGCTGTCAGAGGTTCGATTTTAGACGTATTCAATTAGAAGCGATGGTTAAGCATTTAAGTGCGATCGCCTCAAAAGAACAAATTAACATTACTCCTGACGCTGTAACTTTAGTAGCCCAAATTGCTCAGGGAGGATTACGAGACGCAGAAAGTTTGCTCGATCAATTAGCGCTGTTGTCTGGTGAAGTGACACCAGATAAAGTTTGGGATTTAGTAGGTACAGTCAGCGAACGAGACTTGTTAGTCTTATTAGATGCGATCGCACAAGATAATCCCGAAGCAGTTTTGGACTGTAGCCGTAATATCTTAGATCGTGGTCGAGAACCCTTAACTATTCTGCAAAATCTCGCCGCTTTCTACCGCGACTTGCTGATTGCCAAAACAGCACCTAATCGTCATGATTTAGTAGCTTGTACTCCCCAAACTTGGAAGACGCTAGTCGAATTTGCCCAGCAATTGGACATGAGTAGCATTTTGGTAGGACAGCAACACCTACGAACAGCTGAAGTACAAATTAAAAACACTACCCAGCCGCGTTTGTGGTTGGAGGTGACATTATTAGGATTGTTACCGAGTGCCAATATTCAACCTACAGCCACAGGCGTTTCACCTAGAGCTACCACACCGCATGTGGTATCAACTAGCAGCAATCATCGGCAGTCATCGCCTCAGCAGTTCTTAAAAGTAGATCCTCCTAGTTTACCCCAACAACCCAACTCTTCCAAAACCGCTTCGACAAACGGAAACGGCTTTAGCCGCTCCACACAGAGCATCCCAGAGGACAATCACACTGATTTTAGTAACTCAGTGTCACCACCAGCAGAAAGTGTAGCTGTTCCTCACTTATCGACATCGGTGTCGCCACAACCCGCAGAAAATGGATCTACTCCTCGACTACCCGCACAAGAGGAGCCTGTCATCACACCTGCACAACAAGTATCTCCAGTATCGCCAAAAGAGGAAGTTGTTGAAGCAACACAATATGATTTAACTCAGATTTGGCAGCAGATGCTTGCTAACCTCCAACCAAAATCAAGGCAAGAAATGCTGCGTCAAATGGGCCATCTCATAGAATTTGATGGTACTGCGGCTCGTGTTGCTGTCAAACCCGTATGGTACGACAAAGTTAAGTCTGATTTACCTATGATTGCAGCAGCTTTTCAGCAAACTTTCGGCCATGAAGTCAAGGTAAGCCTAGAGAAAGGAACTTCATCAACCTCTAATGTAGGCAGAAAAGGCCCTCCAGCAAACCCCTCCCCTACCGTTCAGCAGTCACCTCCTGCCAAATACAACAATCAAAATACGCCGCCAGTCCCGCAGCCAGCCACACCAGCACCGACACAAGCATCACCACCAATTAAAACCGAGCCGACAGCAAAAAATGGAACTGCGCCGACTGTGAAGAACGGAAGTGGAGTGCAAACTGTGTCTCCACCACCAACCAAAACACCCCCAAATGACTGGGAAACTGATGAAGTAGCGATCGCAGCTCAGCGTTTAGCGAACTACTTCCAAGGAGAAATTATCCGCCTCACAGACGATGGCATAGAATCATCTGACTCCACCAACACATCTGAATGGACAGATGAATCAGAAGCAGACGATGAATAA